From Capricornis sumatraensis isolate serow.1 chromosome 19, serow.2, whole genome shotgun sequence:
TGAGCAAATGACTACAAGTTAATTCAGACCTAGTCAATCATCTCCCTTGAAGAAACTTAAAACATGAATAGTAGTTTACATAGGGACTGAAGCCATATTTTAAAGTGGTGGAATAGATGGATAATGAGGATGCAAATAAACATAGTTTCTGTATAGAAGATAACAGGTGTGTATGGTGATGGTAGGGTATTGCTTTAACTAGATTGGTCAGAGGAATCCTTTCTAATGACATCAAAGGCAGAGGAGGATACTAAGGTGAAAGTTCTCCCAAAGATGTAAACCTCATGAAAATTTGCTTTATATGTATAAAAACACATGTATTAGCAATGAAAGTGGAAGGTATATTCAAAAAGGGAGATAATAAGAGGGAGGGTGAAGGGTAAAATCTGAGGTGCTTGGGCCTGTTTTGCGAACAGGGCAGGAAAAGCAACCAATTAATAGGCGGTCCCACACCattgccaccagggaaggcaaagtgaaagtgttaagttgctcagtcattttgtctgactctctgcgaccccacaggctatagccaccaggttcctctgtccagggaactctccaggcaagaatactggggtgggttcatattcccttctccaggggatcttcccaacccagggattgaacccaggtctcccgcattgcattgcaggaagattctttaccatctgagaagaaaagttatgacccacgtagatggcatattaaaaaaaacagagacattactttgccaacaaaggtctgtctagtcaaagccatggtttttccagtagtcatttatggatgtgagagttggactataaagttgagcaccgaagaattgataattttgaactgtggtgttggagaagactcttgagagtcccttggacagcaaggagatccaaccagaccatcctaaaggaaatcagttctgaatatccattggaaggactgatgctgaagctgaaactccaatactttggctacctgatgcgaagaactgactcgttggaaaagacctgacgctgggaaagactgaaggcgggaggaaaaggcgatgacagaggatgagatggttggatggcatcaccgattcaagggacatgagtttgagtaagctcttggagttggtggtggacagggaagcctggcgggctgcagtccatgggggcgcagagtcggacacgactgagcgactgatctgaccGAACTGAACATCATTGCTCTCCTGAGGTATGACTTAGGGCCgaacagaaagtgaaaatagaaCGCAAAGCGTGGGAAAGGGTCATGAGCCAAAATTCCACTTCTCCTTGGCCAGGGTCTTCCCGCCCTCCTCTTGTTCTAGTTCCCCTTCGTTGGGCTGAGATCCCTGCCAGTGCCTTCCTACCCCAATTCCCCATAGCCCATGAGGGCAACAGACTCTCGCTCCGCCCCCCCCAGAAGAACTTCCGCGTCCTCGGCTGCCCCACCCCCGGCGGTTCTGCGCACGCGCGGGAGCCATATTAGCAGCGGATTCTCGGGCACTGTGGTGTCTCTCCCGCGGAGAAAGGTGCTCGGTGTTAGTCTCCACTCTTCAGCGTCTTCCCTCCGGTGAGCCTTTACCCACTGCGCACCCTCGGAAGCTTGGCCGCTCTCCCTGCAGGCCGGAGCCGTGAGAGTCGCGGCAGACCGGGTCCCGGCCTGCAGCGGCCGCCGAGGAACCGTGGGCACGATGACTCTGCACCGGCTCGTCAGTGACGGACTCGCCGGGGAATTGGCTCCGGCCGGCCTCCATCGGGCTTCCCTGCGCTGAGCGGGCATCGCGGGGCCGGGGACGCTcgggcggcggggcgggcgcgGGCCGGGTGGGCAGGACAGAGTGGTAGGGCTGCCTCGGTCCCAGGAAGAGTTGGTACGGGAAAGTGAACCTGCGGGAGAGGAGGTGCGGGTGACTCGCCTCGGGCGGTTGACCGGCGTGGAGATGAGAAAGTTGTGTTCTCGCGCGAATCAAGCTCGGCGGGTCTCCTCTCTGTGCCCTCCTGGCTCTCTGCTCAGGGCCACACTTACCTTTCAGCTGCCTGTTGCAGTACCCTCATAACTGATTATTCTTCCCCAGTCTTCACCAGCCAGAGCGATCTTTCGAAAATGCCAGTCAGCTTCTGTGGCTCTCTGGCCCAGCATCATTCCTTGGAGCCCCATTGCTTAAGAGATAAAATTCACAGTTTTTAACCTGGGCATGCGGGCCTTCGGGGCCTGATCCCTGCTTATCTTCCCGTTCTTAATTCTCAGTATTCCAGGATTTGGGAAAATTGGCTCTGGAAGCCGAAGTTTGGCTTTTCCACCAAGTCACGCTGAGCCCCAATGTTGTCTTCTGCAGAAATAGTAATAATGCCCAAGATTACTGTCACGCTTCTCCATTTCATGGTTCAGGACCCCGGTATCATCCTCTGGAGAAAGCCTGAGCCTCTTAGCTTGGCATTCAAAGCTCTGCATGATCTAGATACTTGTTTAgttctttagtttttttcatctatctatatatttttaaaaatttttaattggaggataattgcttaacaatgttgtgttggtttctgctgaacaagttgtgaatcagccataagtatacatatgtccccttgcTCTGAGCCCTTCCTCCCAGCCGCTCCCATCCCACCTTTCTAGGCTGACGCAGCGCACTAGGCTGAGccccctgtgccatacagcagcttcccactagttccctgttttacacatgatggtGTGTGTATTCCACTGCTACTCTCAATTCGTCccagcctcttcctcctgccccacactgtgcccacaagtcctTTCTCTACATCTCTATCCCTActctgcagataggttcatctgtaccattttcctagattcctgcatatgtgttaatatacagtatttgtttttcactttgtgactcacttcactctgtatgacaggctctatctagattcatccacctggGTTCAACTGACTTCAGTTAGTTCCTTACTATGACccactaatatttcattgtgccTATGAATACAGcttctttactcattcatctatagatggacatctagtttgcttccatgtcatatatatttttttaacttcagcCACTTGTCTTACCCGTTTGAGCGATCCTGCCTCAGTGCCCTTTGTCCGTGCtttctcctctgcctggaatgccttttcctcctttcttcccctAGTCTTCCTCTTAGACCGGAGTGTTCTCAGCCTTATTTCTGCCTTTCTGCCTCTAATATGGGCTCATATTCTGTATTTGTTTCACAAAAActactttctggattttctccaACCTGTTCCCACTCTACCCTTAGTGCCTCTGTTTCCACACTGCTTTATAACTGTCCTTCTGTATCTGCTTCCCTCACTGTAAACTCTTTAGGAAAGAGGTTGGTCTTACCTATCTTGGTATTTCAGCATTTAGCATAGTGCCTGGGTGCACCACAATGTTGGCTGAATGAAGAGAGTGgacaaaacagatttttttcaagtcaagaaatgctttttaaattgtaagtttcattttaataattaccttattttctttttacaggAATTATCATAAACCTAAGAAAACATGGTGAGTTAATACACATGCCAATAAACGGTTGCCTGATAAATAGAATTGCTTGTACTCATCTTACCAACTTGCATGAGAAAATTGAAATGGAATGATATCTTCTTATCAGTTTCCTCCCACACTCTGAATTTTGCATGCCAGGATGTGTTCTATAAAATAATTTGTGGGTTTGCAGGGGTTGACTTATTTTTAGTGGGTAGAAATCACTTGTATGTTTTTCCTTTGCAGTCTCGAAGATATGACTCCAGGACCACTATATTTTCTCCAGAAGGTAAAATATAAATTGTTTGATCTGTctcaaataaaactaaatatttttaactgttaAGTTGTTCATCCTTTTTGTACTTTGAGGTCGTTATGGTCACTAGGTTAATTGTGTGCTTCTTAGGACTATTAGTAAAAGTGGGACAGTTGTCTGTAGCTCTCTAGTGTTGTTGCTGATTGCTCTTGAACCAGTGGTGCAAGAACAAGGAGGAGAGTCTTGGTTTCTTGCTGCTTGTGTTTTGTAGGTCGCTTGTACCAAGTTGAATATGCCATGGAAGCTATTGGACACGCAGGCACCTGTTTGGGAATTTTAGCAAACGATGGTGTTCTGCTTGCAGCAGAGAGACGCAACATCCACAAGCTTCTTGATGAAGTCTTTTTTTCCGAAAAAATTTATAAACTAAATGAGTAAGTGCAATCTTAGGGAAGAGAGTTGAAAACATCTCATCATATTTTGGGAGGGCTGTGCACCATGACACGGTACAATTGAACAGTTGGTTGTGTTTTTACTTCCGAAAATTCCTGGTTTTAACTTACTTGCTTGAAACCTCCTTGAGGCCCACGACCATAAATGCAGGGCCAGGTACTCAGTGGAGAAATGTTGTATAGCGATGAGAGTACAGGCATGGTGGTCACTCAGCCTTGGGTTAAATCTAGGTTCCACCAATACAAGCTGTGACTTCATACCTGTtgtttaacttctctgggcctccagtAGAGCCTACTGGAGTGATCGTGGCAATTCAGTGACataaaatgaatgagtgaaataaGCTAGCACAGTGTTAGGAATATAGGAGGACCTCGAGGTATTGTTTAGAATGGTTACGAGGAATTAGTTTTAATTATACTGAATCTTACCAAAGACCACGCCTCCTGGAAGTCTTGGAAAAGGTTAGACAGGGCCTGTACACTAGTGATATTTCTGATATACTTGGGTGTTCAGGACTGCAGCTAACAGAGAGCTGGATTTGCTGATTCGAGACCCTCCCTTCTGTGGTACACCATGTGAATGTTGGCTATAGGGCCTTTTTGATACATGTACCCCAGAAAGTGTCATCCCTCCACAGAGTCACTGTTGGGCCCTCTCAAGCAGCCTGCAGGCTTGATTGGGCACAGTGCCAGAGGAGTCAAGGCTGTAGGAGGTCCAGGGCAGCCTTCAGGAAACGGAGggtagataaagaaaatgcacCCCTCCCAGCGAGCCTGGCCCTGAGCTTCCTTGTCAGGCTCAGAAATATCCTGCCCTTTGGGTCCCTTCACCTTCACCCCCATCAAGTGAGGCCTTTGAAAGAGTACTTACACCCAAGAGTGTGAAGTAGTCTGTCTTCCTATCTGgcaaaacatttttcttccttgtgGTTGAATCTTCTTGGGATTTACCCTAGCTTCCTAGTGTTTATTCTCTTGCCCAGTTCACAGGGTGGTGATGGTAAATACATCTGTTGTGAAGATCAAGGGTGCATTTGTTTATCTTATGTGTTGAATGACGTCAAATTGAAAGTTTCCTACAAAGATAAAACTCACGTAGTTTTTGCCTGAAGGGTGTAGCAACTGTGAGTAAGCATGGTGAATTTCTAATagaatttattgtattttaaaacttgtaAAATACCTCTGGCAAACATCCTCCCTAATTACAGATAAATGTGTTTCTCTTCTGCAAGGGATATGGCCTGTAGTGTGGCAGGCATAACTTCTGATGCTAATGTTCTCACCAATGAACTGAGGCTCATTGCGCAAAGGTATGGTCATAAATAATTGATATGTAAAGTTAGTTTTGATGTTTCTATgaagaatgcattttttttaaagattaaagtcATTAGAAACCTATTAACTGAAAATTacagtttgtttatttctttaaccaaacttgtaaaatatttggttggccaaaaagatcATTCATCTTATGGgaaacctgaacgaactttttggccaacccagtattgtTTACAGTAAGGTTATTAAGCGTTGCCATACCCTCTACCCTCCCCCTTCAGATCACAACTATTATGTTGTCCCCatggcagagatttttttttaaagggtatttTGCTTAGAGCGTGTAGAGTGTTTTAGAGAAAACTATTAATATGCCAGTTTCTTTATCCTAGGTATTTATTACAGTATCAGGAGCCGATTCCTTGTGAGCAGTTGGTCACAGCCCTGTGTGATATCAAACAAGCTTATACACAGTTTGGAGGTACTGAAACCTTTGGAAATTTCATTCCCAAAAGTTAAAACGTTTTATGAGTAATAACCTTTttgaaacagtaaaaagaaattgaaaatgaaataagtaGACACTTCATACATTCCAGCTTCATGAACTAACTGGCTTCCACTATGTAGACTATCAAACATTTTATTAATAGACTACTGAAAGGCCGAAATAACACtctaaaatcagaaaacaaatgaCTTTTTACGTAATATTAATGGTATTCAGCACCGGTCGTCTGTGTATTCCCTCTCCTCACTGCGTCCAAATCCTAGAAACAAAAGTGGAATTTCTGATGGAGCTTATCTGTGGTGGCCAGAACATGAGCAGTTTATGAATGCTTAACTTCACAGGAGAGGGGTTAGCCACATTCACTGAGCTCAAGTAACCATAGTGATGCTAAATTTAGAGTGTTGATACGTGTGACTTTGTTTTCTCTGTTAAAGGAAAACGTCCTTTCGGTGTTTCATTGCTTTACATTGGCTGGGATAAGCACTATGGCTTCCAGCTCTATCAGAGTGATCCTAGTGGAAATTATGGAGGTTGGAAAGCCACATGCATTGGAAATAATAGTGCTGTGAGTATTTTTGTGTTGCTGTAAAAATCTAGCAAAAGGTCTAATAACTGCCATAATTACAAAGTAGTGATGAGTGTAAACAACATTTTAAGGTAGCTGCAACAAACTTAACATGATATGAAAATCTCTGTGATTTCTATTGGTGATAAAGTGACAGGTAGTACTAATACTGCTAGGATTTATAacctaaaataataatgaaaggaAGTACCAGTTTCCAGTTAGAAGTTGTGAAAATAAGATCTAGTTTTTTGGTGTTTTTCCCACAGAATAGTCACAGACTCTCTGAATTCTGTCACAGATCCCTGGGGTCCATTCAAAGATCATCAACCTCCCTCCTTTACACCCCTATCCCATGTCTACCCTCCCTACCATTGAAATTGTTTATATTGGTTATAATGCCAATAATAATTTGGCATTATTCATGTTCCTAAAAATGTACAGTTTTAACGGAAATTCTCTATGTTGATTCTTCTTTATGTTTTATAGGCAGCTGTATCAATGTTAAAACAAGACTACAAAGAAGGAGAAATGACTTTGAAGTCAGCACTTGCTTTAGCTATCAAAGTCCTAAATAAGACCATGGATGTTAGTAAGCTCTCTGCTGAAAAAGGTAATTTATGTGCGCTCCTGTAATGTGTTTGTTTAGTGAGAGAAGTAATTGAGTGGCTCTTGTGTTAGGCCTTTAACATGTTATGTAGTTCATTGAAACAGCAGCCTTTTTAAGTTAGGTGGCCTTATAGCCATTTCCTAGACTTGACCAGGGTCAACATTGACAAGTTCTGGAGCTACAATTCCACATTACATTCCAAGCTTAAGGATTTGAGCCTGAATGTTCTCAATCTGTAATTAAGCCACCCTATTTTATCTCATCGACTTCTTAATATCTATGCTCatgtatatacaaaataaagaatatgaaagaaagtagttacatatttatatgtgtgtgtgtgtatatatatatgtgtgtgtgtttggtgtacTTTATCAGAGGTATAACATTTAAACAAGTTCTGCATCTACTGATCTTTTATGTTAAGCCCATGTTTGCAGTTGTAAATGGTATATTTAGCTAAAGTTATATGACCACATAAAACAATACTTCTAAATAATGTGTTTGAAAACTTATGGTAAATTAACATATTGATTTAATTGGGGATGACTTAGCTTCTGGTGTTCCTTTAAAAATGCCATTTACTTGCAGATTGTTGTCTCTTGCCTACTTCTGCTTAATTTCAGGAGGCAGTACTCAGTTTCCCCTACTCAGAAGCTCTTCTCTTTTTGGTATTAGTCTCCTTGTTCTCATCTGTAGTCATAGGGGCTACTTTTCTTTTGAGAAGTTTGTGAAAAATAAGTGTAAGTAGTGGTTAAAGATTCTGGCTGAGCCTTCAGATTTCAACAAGGAAATTATGATTCCTTCTGGTCAGGCTAGCTAGAGCAATTGGCTGGCTATATTGAAAACTTTTTCCTAAAATTAACAGAACAGCAGCTCAGAGGTTAGTATGGGTGAAGGTAaggaagatattaaaataaaaataatcataaaagcaTTACCAGATTGAAAGAAATTTGTTTCCTTAAAACTATCTATGAATTAATTGTATTAGGCAGAAAAC
This genomic window contains:
- the PSMA4 gene encoding proteasome subunit alpha type-4, producing MSRRYDSRTTIFSPEGRLYQVEYAMEAIGHAGTCLGILANDGVLLAAERRNIHKLLDEVFFSEKIYKLNEDMACSVAGITSDANVLTNELRLIAQRYLLQYQEPIPCEQLVTALCDIKQAYTQFGGKRPFGVSLLYIGWDKHYGFQLYQSDPSGNYGGWKATCIGNNSAAAVSMLKQDYKEGEMTLKSALALAIKVLNKTMDVSKLSAEKVEIATLTRENGKTVIRVLKQKEVEQLIKKHEEEEAKAEREKKEKEQKEKDK